From Solanum lycopersicum chromosome 4, SLM_r2.1:
GTTTTTGTATAGACGGGGTTATATGGTTCTTTGGACTGATTGGTTCACAGTTTTGTTTACTTCTAAGAGGTCCATTGTTTAAACCTGGACATGTATCCTTTGAGCTGAGGGGTATCagaaacagcctctctacctccaAGCGTACACTTAACCTTCCCTAGAGCTCacttgggtatgttgttgttgttctgtACAGAGGGGGTAGTAAGTATGAACTTGCTCTGCCTTGTTAGCGTATAAAGCATATCATCGATTGAATTATAACctttttttcaaatcttttttgtttggtatacatttctttcatttgttttggtaGAGGTGATCATAAGATAAATCAGTGAGCTCACTGAGTGTCGCCATGCAAGAGTGAAAACTTATAACTTGTCTCTTTGATTGTTGAAAGCTCATTAAATGTAATGGACAGTTTTCTTAAAACATCTTATTCCTTTGCTTCATAATCTAATTCagtttctaataaaactttGGTATATACCTGTTGCAATTTGCGACTCTTGTTATACCAACCAGTAAATCAGTGCTAGCAGTAAATCAGTTGTTTTTTTGTGTAAAGAAGAGGGTATGGAAGTAGCAGAACAGTTGGTAGATTTCCTAGGATCTATGTAATTATGGTTTTAGCTTGTAACTTTTTGGAGGTAGCCAGCATACCCTTAATGCTGAAGAATACAactttaacatttttaaaaaagaaaagaaaagtggTAACATATGAAAAAATACTATTATTGACGTGTGTGACCACCTCATCTAAAAGCCTATGCTGCTAGAGAGTTCACACTTTTGTTTACTTCGATACATCTTCAACACGCTCCTTCACGTGCATGTTTGATTCATTTACCAAGCGTGTGGAAACTCATTTTGATAATGGGTAGCGGTGAATGGGAGTTTAGTGCACCGGATTGCTTTTTAATGGGTGACCGTGAGACTTGAGCATCGGATGATACCAGATTAAAGTGTGTGACAATCTCATCTAAGATCATCTCCAACCCAACACTATTTTCGTGTGTGAATAGTGTCGCATCAAATTTAGTGTGACACTATTCAtcacttcttcattattttaatattattattattatataacatttttgaaaatgtaaatgaaataaaaataattatatcatattgaagagagaaaaaatataaagataatatTTCTTCTTAGAGTAAAAGTTTGGTGTTCTGGGTTGGAGATGCCCTAGAAGTCGAAGCTGCTAGAGAATTTATTTACTGAATCATATCTCCaaccatgaaaaaaaatgttttacttaaaaaaagcaaaaaagaaacCGAGTGTTTGCGAGCATTTCTTTTGTATGAGACATCAACAATTCCTCAGTCTCAAATGATTTGAGAGAAGCTATATAAATCCTCATTGACCATATTTTTCCATTTAATGCTTCTCTGTACTCCCTACTTTTATTTATGTATGACGACCTCTCGTCTGAAATGAGTATTTTTTCCAGTACCCTCTATCCATGCTTGCACATGTTATTTATTACGTATCATTTAAAGCTCCACACTGTCACCTTTTTAAGGGAATATGTGGTTTCATGTTGTCGAATTGCCTGCAGGCAATCATGTTAGTTCAATTTGTATCCTAGAAACATTCTTGATTAAATACACTGTTGGCAAATTCTGTTTCAGGTATGCACCAAAGATACTTGATAGGTACACTAGTGCAGAAGGCTTTCTATTTCTCCAGGACGATACTATCCTTAATTACTGGAACTTACTTCAAGCAGATAAGTCAAAGCTCTGGATAGGAAACAAGGCAAGTACAAATATGAAGTCCTTATTTTTGGTATTTAGTGGAAGGTTTTTACTAATTGTTACTTAATACAGATTCAGCCAATTCCTACTTTTTATGGCTAAACTAAAGAAATTTACTGTTCACTGGTTTCTTCTGTTGCTTGTACTTCTTGCTGTTATTCAAAGGGAATTTAGGGTAGTATACATAACAACACTCCAAGTGGGTCTGGGTAGGGTGGGATGTAAGCAGACCTTATCCTTAGGGAGGATGTTTCCGATATACCTTCATCTCAAAAGAGAAGTTTTCGAAGCAAGGAAATATGGTAGCAAGATACAAAGCAAGTGAAGTAGCAGATAGTACCACACattgaagaataagaaactccGACTACTAACTACTACTAGTCTACTACTACTAGTAGCAGGGGAGTAGATGAGGCTATCCCCCTGCCTCTCCCACATGAAGTGCGGTAACACTCGGCTACCTACTAACCGTCTACTCTAATCATTGACATCCAGTACATATGTAGAATAATATATGTAAGgttctttatttctttattcgGCTTGGAGAGGAGATAATGTATATGAAACCCGAGACCATCGTCATGAGGAAAGAGTTCCATCCTATGATATGTTTAGACATAGCTTGAGTTTTTTACTTGTGGTTAAAGCGCACTTGCTTGATCATCCAACTGCCTCCAGGGAGAGAGGGAAAAGggattttttttgtaagttcttAATTTATTGTTGCAAATGATCAACTCTCAAACCTGTCCTACCCAAATACACAAGCAATAGGCgtctcatttctttcttttgcgtATAGGTATCCAAGTCATGGCACGCTGTTCCAGTAGCTAACAAATCGGACTGGTTTGTGAAGCAAGCTGACGTTGTTAAGAAAGTGGTAGCAACAATGCCGGTACATTTGCAAGTCAATTACAAAGAGACAATGAGAAGTGACGAGACCTTGACGATATGCAGTTCGGAGATATTCTACATACCCCGTCGTTTTGTATCCGACTTTGTCGACCTCATTAATCTAGTAGGGAATCTAGACGTGCATCACAAGGTTGCAATGCCAATGTTTTTTACGGCTATGGATTCTCCACAGAATTTCGATTCAGTATTGAATTCGATGATTTACAAGAAGAAGTCTCCTGGCAATTTAACGACATTCTATTCAGCTGAGGCACCTGCAATTCACCCATGGAAAGTGTCAAGTGAGCAAGAGTTCATAAAACTGATCAGAGTTATGGCTGCAGGTGACCCCCTGTTAATGGAGTTGGTATAGTGTAATGATAGATACTTGAAGAGTCTCACAGTGAAAATGTAAAACATGTAAAGTTTATGTGCAGCTGAATTCTACTATTCTTTTGTACCTTTCATTAGTAGGGGGGGAATGGGGTGAAAGAAGAGGTTTTGTGCTCTTGTAGATTTTTGTTGTAATACTGTTTTAACTCTTAAAAATTTTGTGGCAAAGAGAATTGAAGGAGAAAACAGTGCAGGCTTTCTTCTGATTTTCATTTTGCTTTTGAATACGTTTTGTTTCTACAGAGAAATCTTTTATACATCTTCAGTTTCTTACATATGATAAATCAAGATTGGTTGAACACTTCTCATCTTGATGTGTCCAAGAGATGTCTACAAATGTCCCAAAACAGCAGTCATGGGACATCTGATCgaaaaatttaaagttgttaGAGAGAGCACACCCTTGACGTCCCTTCAATACATACTCGATTTGAAGATCTTCGAAGTGCATTATTGAAGATACTTGAGTTTCCTTTTGTAGGTTTTCATCTTTTTGGTATACATCTTGTATATGGGCATTTCAGCGTTTGTTTTGCTGAAATACTCATTCGTTTCAAAGTGGGACTTTCTGACGCGATTCCAAATTAGTTAGGCCTTAGAGAGCGGGTACTGCTCATCACAGGTgggaaaaacaaagaaaaaattagagCATGAAGGCAGTTGCAACTTTCAAGATCAAATTTGAACATATGGAAGCAGTATTTTTCTCATAGAAGTAGAAAGACATCCCCaaaagatgaacaaaaattacACTGGGGACTATCAAAGGAATTCACATCAGAAATTGTTAGGAAGCAGAAAGGATCTTATTATCCTGTAGCAGAAACAAACAATAATCAGAGATCATATATTTAGCTATACATTTATCGGTCTATTCCTTCAATCTTGTCTTCGACTTCTGAGTACAATTGCTTGAGTTTCTCAATGTTCTCTTCAGAAGTATCCCAGTATCCACGCCCGTTGGCCTCCAAGAATGTCTGAAGCAACTTCCTGAAAGAATTTGGATTTGTGTTCATAAGCCTGTTCAACATCTCTTCATCTTTGATGAATGTTGTGTTGGCTTCTTCATACACCCAATTGTCAACTTGGCCTGAAGTTGCACTCCACCCCACTGTGTTGGTCAATCGTTTCTCAATCTCACGAACACCCTCGTAGCCAGTGGACAGCATGCCTTCATACCACTTGGGGTTCAACAACTTTGTCCTTGCATCTAGCCTCACAGTCTCAGACAACGTACGTACCTGAATCATCACAGATAGAGGCATTAGGCATAAAATAAACGACCTCTATCAACTTCATGAGTTAACATCTTTCAAGTCATCCATCAAGTGATAACACTCACCTGAGCATTAGCAGTAGTGGTGTCAGCAATGTATGCACTAGGTTTCTTGCCATCCTTCCTGAGGTTCTGAACGAGGTTGGTTGGATCTGAATCGAAGTAGTGACTAACGTCTGTGAGTGAAATTTCTGATGAGTCGAGGTTCTGGAACGTGGCATCAGCTGTGCTTAGAGCCATCTCAAAAACTTTCCTCTTCTCCATCATGCCAGCACCAGGAGCATCACAGTCAAATGCAAATGACTTTCGGCTCAAGTACATGTCTTGAAGTTGCTTCTCGTCGTTCCATGATGAGTTCTCAACAGCTAGGTTGATGTTGGAAGAGTAAGAACCCGAAGCGTTTGAGAAGACCCTAGTAGCTGCTTCACGAACATCAATTCCGAGTGTTTTTGCCTGTTCTAGTGCATGTTTCCTGACAAAGTTTTGGTCTTCCGGTTCATCAAGCTCAGCAACCATCTTGATTCCTCGGTCAAGGAGATTCATCTGtatacaaaacaaaacaaatgatAAGTAATGATCTGACATTGCACTAATGTACCAATCCAGTGCAGAATCAGTGGAAAAGGAGGATAGACCAATACCTGATTGATGAAGAGATCCCTGAACACCCCGGAGCAGTTGACAACAACATCAACTCTAGGCCTTCCAAGCTCTTCAAGACTAACTGGTTCCACTCGGTTAACGCGTCCAAGTGTGTCTGCAACTGGCCTAACACCAATCATCCACATAACCTGTGCCAACGACTCTCCATAAGTCTTGATGTTATCTGTTCCCCAAAGCACCAGAGCAACAGTTTCCGGGTACTTGCCCCCGTTGTCAATCTTTTGCCTCTCCAACAATCTTTCAACCACTATCTTGGCGCTCTGCAGTGCTGCTGTTGTGGGAATAGCCTGTGGGTCCAAAGCATGGATGTTTTTCCCTGTAGGCAAAACTTTCGGATTTCTGATTGGATCCCCTCCAGGACCTGGTTCAACATATTTCCCTTCAAGAGCCTGTTTCAAACTTCCCACCTCGTTATTAGCCACAATTAGCTTCAGACACTCTCCCAAGAACTGAAACAGGACTCTGAGCTTTTCCCTATCAGCTCTGTAGAATTGGGTGTTTGATAAATACTGGATCCATGGTTCATTAATAGAAAAACCAAGGAGTGAGGTCAGCTTGTCAGAATTGTCAACAACCTGACCCTTGTTGTTGGTTGAGCGTTCAACGAAGGCTGATATTGCTCCACGTGATGCCTCAGTAATTTGACGAAGCAGCTCCACATCTCGCAAGACTCCATTGTCATTTCCTCGATAGATCTCCTCAATATTTCTGCCAACTGTGGCAGCCAGAATAGATGGAAGGGAAGAAATATCATCTTCAGCACGGTCCAATGCAGCAATGTTGACAAGAGTGGCAACTGCCTCCATGGCGGTTGGAGGTTCACCAATGATGTGAAGTCCACAGGGCAGAAGACGAGACTCAATCTCCATAATCTTAGCATATACTTTTCCTACCACAAGGTCACGTTCTTTGGCATCTATTTCCTTCTCTTCATCTGGAAGATCAACGTCCTTGTCAAGATTACACTGTCTAGCAGTACTAATGATAGAGCTCACAATCTGAGGGCCACGACCTGAGTCTTTCAGTGATTGGTACGAAGCAATGAGCTCACTAAGCTGCTTGAGTCCCTTGTAGAGTCCGGCATTCTCAGCAGGGGGAGTCAAGTAGCTAATGGTATTTGCATAACTCCTTCGTTTGGCAATAGTTGCTTCGGATGGATTGTTTGCTGCATAGTAATAGACATTTGGAATGTTTCCAATGAGACTATCTGGGAAACATGCATCGCTCATTCCCACCTGTTTTCCTGGCATGAACTCAAGAGAACCATGAGTACCAAAGTGGAGAACTGCATCAGCTTTGAAAATTTTCTCCACAAAGGAATAGTATGCAGCAAAACCATGGTGAGGGCTAGCTGATTTGGAGAACAGAAGTCTCATCGGGTCACCTTCGTATCCAAATGTAGGCTGAACACCGATAAATACATTTCCATACTGTTTTCCATATACCAAGAGGTTCTCTCCATCAGAGTTCAGATTACCAGGTGCTTTCCCCCAGTTCTCTTCAAGAGCAGTGGCATAGGGGGTTAGCTTCTGGTATTCTCGGACATTCATCTTGTAAGCTACATTAAGATTTGGACTGCTGAACTGAGCTTCTTTGTCATGAATTACTTCTTCAATCAGTTCAGCAGAAGTTTCAGGTAGCCCCTCAACGTTGTAGCCATCTTTCTTGAGATCTTTGAGAACAGAGTATATGGAAGCAAAGACATTCAAGTATGCAGCAGTTCCGACATTGCCTTTGTCTGGGGGAAAGCTGAAAACAGTGATTGCCAACTTCTTCTCAGCCTACACAATGTTCAGTTATATTGAGCATCAGTAGCAGAAAACAATTTAGACAATTGCTATAAACAACATAATCAGATTTATGAATCCACTGAACAATTCTTGCTGACAAAGATCATAATACACATTGAAAGAGAATTACTGATCAACGTTTTGATATTGTTGTCCCTTTGGTCTATGATTATCATATGCAAAAATCGTTTATATTGCTGAGACTCTTTAAAAATGCTACCAAATGCATGTCGTATCCttcaaaagtagtgcattttgAAGATCCAACACGAGTGTGACAATATTTTTggagagtctgagcaacataggAAATTGTAACAGTTTTGACACAAAAAAGTTTTGGTTTCGTATGAGAATTTTATCCTGATTTGCAATTTGTGGTCATGATAAAgacatcaaaacatgaatttcaGAGTTCATGGCACTCGCTAAAGTGctaatgaaagtgataaaaagttaaaataatagaaGAAGGGAAATCTTGAACTTGTCTACATCAAATAGAGTTCATTGTACTTGCTGAAGTCCTAATGAAAGCGGTCAAAGTTTAATTAAGGATAATACGTAAAAAGACACTCAAACTTGGCTTCAGCTAACGAGTAAATAGTAGAAAAGAGGAACACTTAAACTTGTCTACATCAAATGGAGTTTACTTGACTTGCTGAAGTACTAAAGAAAGTATTCAAAGTTTAAATACTAGAAGGGAACTCTAAAACTTGTCTACATCAAATAGTATTTCTAAGTACTAGTACCAGATAAGTGAATTCTACAAATGGTCAACAAGTTATTCCCACTAACTCAAAGAAATGGATCCATGTTAATCAGTATTTGCAAGTAATTAACCTAATCACATTTGTGAAATAGTTCTAATTAGCCAGAACATTACCTTAAAGCTACAAAACAAATCTTATCATTTAATCTAAACTAACATGAAAAGAACAAATACCTTTGATTTTCTCTTTAACTCTCCCCATTTGATTGCCCTGGTGCATAGCTGCTCAACTCTTTTGTGAAGAGCATGTGATTTCCCTGCATATTTTAAGTAACGAAAGGAAACAAAGCTGTAAAAGTTAGTAATGATGAGCAAATACTAATCAAACTAAACATAGAATTTGCATTTCATATCAAATATAAACTGTAATCAACATGACAAAAGGACACTTGCCTGTTCTTGGATCCCGTCCAGAGAATACGATAGGCTCCATGCCTCCATCCAGCTCAGGTAGAGCAACTTGTAGAGCCACCTGAATTGGGTGCAACCCCAAAGTGCTGTTCAACCATTCTTCTGTTGTCTGGAAGACCAAAGGCAACGCCACAATGTAAGGCACATCAAGCTTTGTCAATGCCTCGatagcccttggatggtcctGTCTTGCTGGCCCTCCAACAAGAGCAAAACCAGTAAGTGATACTACTGAATTTACAAAAGGCTTCTTTGTGATGGGATCAATGAAGTATCTCTCAACTGGCCCGGAAAAGTCTAGCCCCCCGGCGAAAATTGGGATAACTTTAGCCCCTCTTGCCTCTAATTCCATGATCACAGCCACATAGTGACTTTCATCACCAGTGACAATATGACTCCTTTGCAAAACAAGCCCAATAACAGGAGCACTAGAACTCTTGAGTTTCTCATTAGTATCCCTCCTTGTTGCATACCAATTCAAATACTCCTTCACATCATCATACATACAAGGAGCCAAAGGGTGCCAAATTCCACTATCCAAGTACAAAACAGGATCCGAATAGTCCATTTTCACCCCTTTTAATGCAGGAACATAAGAACCAGACACCATTTTCAAGAAATTCACCAAATTATCAGGTGAACCTCCAAGCCAAAACTGCAAACTTAGTATATACAACCTAGCATCTTGAGCCTTGTCACTTGGCAAGTACTTCAAGACCTTAGGTAATGTCCTCACAAGCTTCAACATCTGATCAGAAAAACCAGCAGaagatttcttcttcttgaaaagCTGAAAAAATGGACTTTTTGATTGCCCCAACTGAGACATACTAAAAGATCCCAACTTGTTCAGCCTCATCACTTCAGGCATTGATGGAAATACAAGAACAGCATCAAGCCTATCCCTTTCTTTCTCCACTGCAGACTTAACCTTTAAAGCCAATTCTTCCACAAAAATTAATGACCCAATAAAGATATTTGCATCCTCAAGATCTTTACAGAAAGTTTTATAAGCATTCTCATCTCTAAGCTCCTCAACCAAATACCCCACAACCTCAAAAGAAGCAAACTCACCATTCTTGTTCAGTGTCTGAACAGCAGCAGTGAGAGCTGATTGGTACTGAGCTTCCAACACCACATACACTATCTTCACAGTAGCAAGACCTTTAAGGTTTTCTGGTACAATCCTCCTAACTTCTTGAGTTGTTTGTGTAAACAAACCATTTCCAATAGCATTACATTGGAACTTTTTGGGTGATTTTGAGAAAGTGGGGTTTGTTTTCTTGGGAAGAAAAGAGTGAAGAAAGTAatgcttttgagaaattgatGAAAGGTGTTCTACTTTTGAGTTTGGTAATGTAAATGGTGAAGAAACCAAAGAAGCCATAGCTCAAAAACTTGACAAAGATTCAAACTTTAACCTCTTTGGCTTCTTGATTACACACCAAATGTACACAAAAACcaagaaaaatcaaatctttgtaaaaattaaaaaaaaaaatcttgggTCGTagaaagttttgatttttaacaCTTCCTCCTAAAAAAGACTAGATTTTTGAGTGAAACTCTGAAgtttcttcctctttttttttttccttctaaaggAAGAGTGAGGTTCTTGAGTTTATAAGTGGCTGTTATGGAAGTTTTGGAGAATTTGAGTGAACAATATAAGatgttttttgagttttttttagtgGTGAAACATAAGGACACGTGGCAACAAGGGTGTGCATTTACAAGAAAATGAAAGtttgtacatttttttgttttcttctctatCTGATTTGGGGTCATGTTTGATGATGATTCTTGGGTTCCTATTGGTTAGCTTAGATTTCATAGAATAAGTTATGGGCAAAAAGAGAAGAGGGAGTGTGGAGTTTGGATAGgaaagatttttattattttttattttttatttattttgtgagttcatttagtttctttgtttgtaaagattctgatttttattatttttttgagtttgtgactctcaatgaaaatgaaatgatattttatgTGTGTTGCTTAATGGGTCCAGGTATCTTACTCTTCTGCCAGGTAAACTATcaaacaagttttttttttaaaaaaaaaataagttgggGCTTGGGGTGGGGGTGAGAGCAGAGGTTTTTCTTTACGAGTTAATCAATTACgatgtaaataatttttagatattatAAGATGATTATTGGACAAACTTTTGTTACGATCAGACTTCTTTGTAATGGTATGTTGGGTTTGAAATTTTTGTAGTTGTTACATTTAAATAAGATTTGAATGTTATGAATAATAAGATATCAAATTCTAAGCTCAATCACATTTTGTACAAAGAAGGAAATTcttttaagtaaaaatttaaggaatcccatagtgtaattcaataattatattttgtcccgacaaatttagtatttataaaaaatttcttaaatttgttgtgccgtgatactttagactctagtgatacatggtaagttTAAACTGTTGAGAAAAAATGGGGGGAAAACGGTAAATTTAATGTTGTTActaaaacaacttattttacggtaacagatcattaatcaacataaattcagcacgtaattggatattaatttcaaattttgaaaatcaaagattatatcatctagtttgaatacattttttatgaacaatttGTTAAATTTCGAACTAcagtaatattattgttgttactgtggatttttcaagatgaatacttcaattttgatgagacattccggaatttgggtgaattgcagtatgaaagttacaaaatggatacattataacaattttcaaaacatgtattagtacatcaactaaacaactaatacattactgatacatgatatcagttttcagaaaattcatactacatgaaaaacatgtgatacatatatactacatgtatcagtgcattgactaaacattataacatgtggtacatatctaatacatgtatcagtacatcgacttaacactatacacactgattctataagtatcatcaagcacagttgatgacgcagttattaaacttagtgaatgatacattataacaaattTTCAGAACTTCATGatacatgataataattttcatgatttttgatacatattggattcctaaaattttttactaatttcaacaacagttttaagtaccaaaatactaacccgagacaatgtaggcctaacaataatgtttgctgcttcttttttttttttgtattttgacaacctttgattttgatgtttcgccagagtctttgtttgaatccttctgaagattcataggatcatgcaaagacttttttctattttctttccaattttcatcgtcggaatcatatatccttctattaattaacggatccattactatgatgtaattgtacaattaacaaaaacaaaaaagggaagaaaagaaGACCtgatgatggattaagaagaaaaagatgctGGGTTAAAACgatgatggattaagaagaaaaagacgatgatggattaagaagaaACCAATAAAATATGCTGGGTTAATAAGAAGAAAGACAATTATGGAGAAAGAAGAACTGAAAACGTGATGGAGTAAGAACTGAACGGgagagaaattgtccaaaattttgaaatttcaaatattttgaattttgaaattcaaaatttcaaaattgggtgttttaattaaaattaataattcaaaatccaaaaactgatttaaaaggttgagtttttaatggagaaaattcaaaatccaaaaactgatttaaaaggttgagtgttctaatggaaaaaaaaataggcattaaaatgggtaattgtgtattataggagagaaaatgttatgtatctataaacttatactaaaattttttttaaaaaaagaattatgtaatatttaaaaaaagaaggaaaaattagagaatataaaacttatagttgtgtatttaagttatttttccttcttttaatgatatatatatatatatatatatatatatatatatatatatatttatgtaatattttttttgtcataatagtttattaaaatttcaaaatatttgatcAAAATCTCTAAATTTGTTATTGGTAATAATTTTGGCCAAAAACATCCTTCAATTATACCCcaaacttaaactacatccttcAAGTATCAGTTTTAGCGGAAAACATCCTTTAAGTATTTAAAAGTGAACATTTTCATTCTTATGCTAAATTTCCTCAAAAAATTAAGGGATCCTATAAAAACATGAGTAGTCACGTGACTATTAATAAACGTTTTCCTgcataatttaattacttgctATATATGAAGTTcctgaaaaaaaatatttaaaatcttaCACATTATTTGCttacgcaaaaaaaaaaatgtttggaaggtgctatttttcttatttagtaACGGAAAGAAGTTGTAGCTTAATTATCTTTACTTTTTTCATAGCCAAACTGTATTTAGATCAATAAAATTTTTGGGTCAATCTGATATTGAAGTgattaaaatattgattatgtctCGCATTTGAGTTTCTTTCTACATTATTAGAAGTGAAAGTTTCTAACAAATGTCACTTCTAGCATATTTAATTGAAAAGAGAcatatttcaactaaaaatatttttaatatcaaatatttctgataaattaaaatagaaggaTGAAAATTGTTCACTTTAAAATAACTCAAAGAACGTTTTCTGCTAAGAATAATACTTTGACGATGTACTTTACGTTAGCATATAGTT
This genomic window contains:
- the LOC101244176 gene encoding magnesium-chelatase subunit ChlH, chloroplastic, producing MASLVSSPFTLPNSKVEHLSSISQKHYFLHSFLPKKTNPTFSKSPKKFQCNAIGNGLFTQTTQEVRRIVPENLKGLATVKIVYVVLEAQYQSALTAAVQTLNKNGEFASFEVVGYLVEELRDENAYKTFCKDLEDANIFIGSLIFVEELALKVKSAVEKERDRLDAVLVFPSMPEVMRLNKLGSFSMSQLGQSKSPFFQLFKKKKSSAGFSDQMLKLVRTLPKVLKYLPSDKAQDARLYILSLQFWLGGSPDNLVNFLKMVSGSYVPALKGVKMDYSDPVLYLDSGIWHPLAPCMYDDVKEYLNWYATRRDTNEKLKSSSAPVIGLVLQRSHIVTGDESHYVAVIMELEARGAKVIPIFAGGLDFSGPVERYFIDPITKKPFVNSVVSLTGFALVGGPARQDHPRAIEALTKLDVPYIVALPLVFQTTEEWLNSTLGLHPIQVALQVALPELDGGMEPIVFSGRDPRTGKSHALHKRVEQLCTRAIKWGELKRKSKAEKKLAITVFSFPPDKGNVGTAAYLNVFASIYSVLKDLKKDGYNVEGLPETSAELIEEVIHDKEAQFSSPNLNVAYKMNVREYQKLTPYATALEENWGKAPGNLNSDGENLLVYGKQYGNVFIGVQPTFGYEGDPMRLLFSKSASPHHGFAAYYSFVEKIFKADAVLHFGTHGSLEFMPGKQVGMSDACFPDSLIGNIPNVYYYAANNPSEATIAKRRSYANTISYLTPPAENAGLYKGLKQLSELIASYQSLKDSGRGPQIVSSIISTARQCNLDKDVDLPDEEKEIDAKERDLVVGKVYAKIMEIESRLLPCGLHIIGEPPTAMEAVATLVNIAALDRAEDDISSLPSILAATVGRNIEEIYRGNDNGVLRDVELLRQITEASRGAISAFVERSTNNKGQVVDNSDKLTSLLGFSINEPWIQYLSNTQFYRADREKLRVLFQFLGECLKLIVANNEVGSLKQALEGKYVEPGPGGDPIRNPKVLPTGKNIHALDPQAIPTTAALQSAKIVVERLLERQKIDNGGKYPETVALVLWGTDNIKTYGESLAQVMWMIGVRPVADTLGRVNRVEPVSLEELGRPRVDVVVNCSGVFRDLFINQMNLLDRGIKMVAELDEPEDQNFVRKHALEQAKTLGIDVREAATRVFSNASGSYSSNINLAVENSSWNDEKQLQDMYLSRKSFAFDCDAPGAGMMEKRKVFEMALSTADATFQNLDSSEISLTDVSHYFDSDPTNLVQNLRKDGKKPSAYIADTTTANAQVRTLSETVRLDARTKLLNPKWYEGMLSTGYEGVREIEKRLTNTVGWSATSGQVDNWVYEEANTTFIKDEEMLNRLMNTNPNSFRKLLQTFLEANGRGYWDTSEENIEKLKQLYSEVEDKIEGIDR